Below is a genomic region from Candidatus Thermoplasmatota archaeon.
ACGACATCCTCGACCGGTATGAGGTCCTCGATCTCGAGGTCCTGCGGGTGCGTGTCTATTTCGGTCCTCCTCTCGTCCCCGTACTTCTCCTTGAGCTCCAGAACCTCGTCCTTGATTATCTGGAGGATCCTCTCCTCCGACGCCAGGATGCTCTCCAGCTCCTCTATGGTCTTCTTGAGCTGTTCCATCTCCTTGCGGAGGTTCTCTATCTCCAGTCCCGTCAGCTTCTGGAGCCTCATCTCGAGGATGGCCTTTGCCTGGATCTCCGTCAATTCGAATTTCTCGATGAGGCCGTTCCTCGCCTCCTCCGCGTTTCTCGATTTCCTTATGAGGTGTATGACATCGTCCAGGTTGTCAATGGCCGTGATTAGGCCCTCGACGATATGCTTCCTCTCCATCGCCTTGTTCAGATCGAACTCCGTGCGCTTTCTGACTATCTCCTCCCTGAACTCGATGAAGCACTGAAGTATCTCCCTGAGCGTCAGGACCTTCGGTGCCCCGTCGACGAGAGCGATGTTTATGATTCCAAAGGTGGACTGCATCTGCGTCCTTGCGTAGAGCTGGTTCAGGATCACTTCCTCATTGGCGTCCCTCCTGAGGTCCATGACGATCCTCATTCCCTCCCTGTCGCTCTCGTCCCTCAGGTCGACGATCCCGTCGATCTGCCTGTCCCTGACCAGGTGGGCTATCTTCTCGAGGAGAGTGGACTTGTTGACCATGTACGGGATCTCGGTGACAACGATGGATCGCTTCTTCTTGACGGACTCGATCTCCACCTTTGCGCGGACACGGATGACGCCCCTTCCCATGTGATACGCTTCCACGACTCCCCTGGTCCCGTAGAGGATCCCGCCAGTGGGGAAATCCGGGCCCTTTATGACCTCGAGAAGCTCCCTCGTGTCCGCGTCGGGGTTCTCGATCAGGAGCACTATACCGTCGACCACCTCGGAGAGGTTGTGGGGGGGCATGTTCGTGGACATCCCCACGGCTATCCCGCTAGAGCCGTTGACCAGAAGGTTCGGTAGTTTCGAGGGCAGAACGGTCGGCTCCTTCAGCGAGCCGTCGAAGTTGTCGACGAAGTCCACCGTGTCCTTGTTGATGTCGGCAAGCAGCTCATCCGCTATTTTCATGAGCCTGCATTCCGTGTATCTCATCGCGGCGGCCTCGTCCCCGTCGACCGATCCGAAGTTGCCGTGACCGTCGATGATCATGTACCTCAGACTGAAGTCCTGCGCCATTCTCACGAGGGCGTCGTATATGGCCTGGTCTCCGT
It encodes:
- the gyrA gene encoding DNA gyrase subunit A encodes the protein MEEEAETRTTKRPIEQEMESSYIDYAMSVIVGRALPDVRDGLKPVHRRILYAMKDMGLDSSKPHKKCARVVGETLGKYHPHGDQAIYDALVRMAQDFSLRYMIIDGHGNFGSVDGDEAAAMRYTECRLMKIADELLADINKDTVDFVDNFDGSLKEPTVLPSKLPNLLVNGSSGIAVGMSTNMPPHNLSEVVDGIVLLIENPDADTRELLEVIKGPDFPTGGILYGTRGVVEAYHMGRGVIRVRAKVEIESVKKKRSIVVTEIPYMVNKSTLLEKIAHLVRDRQIDGIVDLRDESDREGMRIVMDLRRDANEEVILNQLYARTQMQSTFGIINIALVDGAPKVLTLREILQCFIEFREEIVRKRTEFDLNKAMERKHIVEGLITAIDNLDDVIHLIRKSRNAEEARNGLIEKFELTEIQAKAILEMRLQKLTGLEIENLRKEMEQLKKTIEELESILASEERILQIIKDEVLELKEKYGDERRTEIDTHPQDLEIEDLIPVEDVVVTITNTGYIKQLPLDTYRKQRRGGVGLIGMETKEEDYIVDMFVTSTHNDILFFTSKGRVHWLRAWRLPRGGRHAKGKPIVNLLPRLEKGESISAMIPIKEYDESHYLVFATRRGKIKKTALTAYRHQRVTGIWAIKLREGDSLVGVNLSDGGKEIVLATRQGKAARFSEKEFRATGRYTMGVKGVRLRGNDRVASLAVVDEDSVLLTITENGYGKRSLVSSYRRTRRGAMGVITIVTSKRNGLVVCAKRVEEDDELIITSVKGMTIRIPVAGIRVMGRATMGVKMMRMKGKDRVEAVARLVTEELAEVEEPEEPESVEGVKIDFDAQTRPSGDDEKA